A single genomic interval of Spirosoma linguale DSM 74 harbors:
- a CDS encoding GH3 auxin-responsive promoter (PFAM: GH3 auxin-responsive promoter~KEGG: afr:AFE_0805 auxin-responsive GH3-related protein) yields the protein MTFLNTTLKWLLQRRLPRIEAMKQNPGVVQQKVFNQLIRAGRRTDWGKKHAYKSIRTIQDFQKQVPVSSYEDLFPYIERVLKGENKVLWPSPVRWFSKSSGTTNARSKFIPVTTESLDESHFKGGKDMMALYIANNPDSRAFEGKGLSIGGSLHQNPYGTNSAAGDVSAVVMKNLPSWAQYIRTPSLQVALMDEWEAKLERMVELTSQENVTSMLGTPTWGMVLIDRILARTGKSNILEVWPNFEVMMHGAVNFQPYRELFQQHVFPSKSVRYQEVYNASEGFFAIQDDLSRVGEMLLMLDYGIFYEFVPIQEADQPFPKALTIEEVELDKNYALVVSTNGGLWRYKVGDTVRFTSLYPHRLKVSGRTKHFINAFGEEVIVENAETAITQACEATGAVITDYTAGPSYMSNGANGCHEWVIEFSQEPNDQQRFNQLLDDTLRRINSDYDAKRYNDMVLKRPRIHVVPPGTFYAWMKQRGKIGGQHKVPRLANSREYLDDILRKVFEL from the coding sequence ATGACTTTTCTAAATACCACGCTCAAATGGCTCCTTCAACGGCGATTGCCGCGCATTGAAGCTATGAAGCAAAATCCCGGAGTGGTGCAGCAGAAAGTCTTTAATCAACTGATTCGGGCGGGTCGCCGAACGGATTGGGGCAAAAAACACGCCTACAAATCCATTCGAACCATTCAGGATTTTCAGAAACAGGTACCGGTTTCGAGTTACGAAGACCTGTTCCCATACATCGAACGCGTGCTGAAAGGGGAAAATAAAGTCCTCTGGCCATCGCCCGTACGCTGGTTTTCGAAGTCGTCCGGGACGACCAACGCCCGCAGCAAATTTATACCGGTCACAACCGAGTCGCTGGACGAAAGTCATTTTAAAGGCGGCAAAGACATGATGGCCCTGTACATCGCCAACAACCCCGACAGCCGGGCGTTTGAGGGAAAAGGGTTATCCATCGGCGGCAGTCTCCACCAGAATCCATACGGAACCAACAGTGCAGCTGGCGATGTATCGGCAGTAGTCATGAAAAACCTGCCCAGTTGGGCACAATATATCCGCACACCTTCCCTTCAGGTCGCTCTCATGGACGAGTGGGAAGCCAAACTGGAGCGGATGGTTGAGCTTACCTCGCAGGAAAACGTGACCAGTATGTTGGGGACACCTACCTGGGGCATGGTGCTGATCGACCGAATCCTGGCCCGAACGGGTAAATCAAACATTCTGGAAGTATGGCCAAACTTTGAGGTTATGATGCACGGAGCGGTCAACTTCCAACCGTATCGCGAGCTGTTTCAGCAACATGTTTTTCCCTCCAAAAGCGTCCGGTATCAGGAGGTTTACAATGCATCGGAAGGCTTTTTTGCCATTCAGGACGATCTGTCGCGGGTGGGCGAAATGCTGCTGATGCTCGACTACGGCATTTTCTATGAATTTGTCCCCATCCAGGAAGCCGACCAGCCATTTCCTAAAGCTCTGACCATTGAAGAAGTCGAACTGGATAAAAATTACGCCCTCGTTGTTTCCACCAATGGCGGCCTTTGGCGCTATAAAGTGGGCGACACCGTGCGATTTACCTCGCTTTATCCGCACCGTCTGAAGGTGAGCGGCCGAACCAAGCATTTTATCAATGCCTTCGGAGAAGAAGTGATTGTCGAAAATGCCGAAACGGCCATCACCCAGGCCTGTGAAGCCACCGGAGCCGTCATCACCGATTATACCGCCGGACCCAGCTATATGAGCAACGGTGCCAACGGATGTCATGAGTGGGTCATCGAGTTCTCGCAGGAACCGAACGACCAGCAACGGTTCAATCAACTCCTCGACGATACCCTCCGCCGGATCAACTCCGACTACGACGCCAAACGGTACAACGATATGGTGCTCAAGCGGCCCCGTATTCATGTAGTGCCGCCGGGTACATTTTATGCCTGGATGAAACAGCGCGGCAAAATAGGCGGTCAACACAAAGTACCCCGCCTGGCTAACTCAAGAGAATATCTGGACGATATTCTGCGAAAAGTTTTTGAACTGTAA
- a CDS encoding glycerophosphoryl diester phosphodiesterase (PFAM: glycerophosphoryl diester phosphodiesterase~KEGG: bbt:BBta_7586 putative glycerophosphoryl diester phosphodiesterase), with amino-acid sequence MRFLLLLVFMLTSALVPSDSPTFDIQGHRGCRGLMPENTVPAFLKALDLGVTTLEMDVVISKDRQVVVSHEPYFNAAFSIAPDGVPVDKKAQRDLVLYNMTYADIKRYNVGTNGNPAYPEQQKLSIHKPLLSEVIEQAEAYRKAHNLPLFSYNIEIKSEPSEYGKSQPEPAEFCDLVQAVLKKQFPTERVNPNRIVIQSFDFAMLKQWKKGVAESDYPPVRLSALVENLRSPSTNLDELGFTPDVYSPYFRLLSKRKIDWLHEQSIRVIPWTVNNRADMERLKRWGVDGLITDYPDRASGL; translated from the coding sequence ATGCGCTTTTTGTTACTGTTGGTCTTTATGTTAACAAGTGCTCTTGTTCCGTCAGATTCACCTACGTTCGACATTCAGGGGCATCGTGGTTGCCGGGGGTTAATGCCTGAGAATACAGTGCCCGCCTTTCTGAAAGCACTGGATTTGGGTGTAACGACATTGGAAATGGACGTAGTGATCAGCAAAGACCGGCAAGTCGTCGTTTCACACGAACCTTACTTCAACGCGGCCTTCAGCATCGCTCCGGATGGCGTGCCGGTTGATAAGAAAGCGCAGAGAGATCTGGTTCTTTACAACATGACCTATGCCGACATAAAACGCTATAATGTTGGCACTAACGGTAACCCCGCTTATCCCGAACAACAAAAGCTTAGTATTCATAAACCTTTGCTGAGTGAGGTAATTGAGCAGGCAGAAGCGTACCGTAAGGCGCATAATCTTCCCCTATTTTCGTACAACATAGAGATCAAAAGTGAGCCCTCGGAGTATGGCAAAAGCCAGCCCGAACCAGCCGAGTTTTGTGACCTCGTTCAGGCAGTGCTAAAAAAACAGTTTCCGACTGAGCGTGTTAACCCAAACCGAATTGTTATTCAAAGTTTTGATTTTGCCATGCTAAAGCAATGGAAAAAGGGTGTTGCCGAAAGCGATTATCCGCCTGTTCGGCTGTCAGCTTTGGTAGAAAACTTACGCAGCCCGTCAACCAATCTCGATGAACTTGGCTTTACACCCGATGTTTACAGCCCCTATTTCCGTCTACTCAGCAAACGAAAAATCGACTGGTTGCACGAGCAGAGTATCCGTGTTATTCCATGGACGGTTAATAACCGGGCAGATATGGAGCGGCTAAAGCGGTGGGGCGTCGACGGATTGATTACGGACTATCCGGACCGGGCAAGCGGCTTGTAA
- a CDS encoding FG-GAP repeat protein (PFAM: FG-GAP repeat protein~KEGG: sfu:Sfum_1623 ASPIC/UnbV domain protein), translated as MYYLLRLTGFLALILVGCTHPSSRFERLTTRETGIDFANTITESDSLNVLEFEYLYNGGGVGVGDFNGDGQQDVFFAGNQVSSRMYLNKGNFKFEDVTDSAGVGTRYWCTGVAVADINQDGRQDIYVSTIHPSRGKAVPNLLFLNQGNDANGIPHFVESAQAAGLADSSYSTQATFLDFDRDGDLDLFLLTNALENFNRNNVIGPRNDGSARSVDKLYENVGVRSWELGARSRPAAKTLSRSGTASGRLLTPRSQLLTPTYKDISAQTGLVHEGWGLGVLVNDVNQDGWPDIYVANDFQSNDVWLVNNQDGTFSNRIAETLKHQSHNSMGVDMADINNDGLNDLAVVDMLPDDNLRQKTMFSTIPYDRFQMARRLGYQPQYIRNVLQLNRGFGAASKEHPLSPVPHFSDISYLAGTAATDWSWSALFSDLDNDGFSDLLITNGYRKDITDLDFTSYNRDDGNFGTDTDRRAQLLKRIVDLEPVYKPNFLFHNTGDLHFTNVATDWGLTESSFTNGTAYADFDNDGDLDLVMNNINDPAFIYRNRTVENAESSLKTHFLRITLVGKPGNREGIGAKVAIWSNGQLHYTEYTRQRGYQSTMASGIHVGLGSARRIDSLKIVWPTGNGQKLTNVAVDQLLTLDERKAGLQPESFLTLQPSVSPLLTEITSPKGLDYQHQEDDFVDYKAQQTLLPHKHSQIGPGLAAGDVDGNGLDDIYIAGSAYKGGTFFLQQKNQLLASASFRRKDQPTKKPEETGVLLFDADNDGDLDLYTVHGSTEFGRNETVCQDSLYLNDGKGNFRGSPNALPNTMSSGSCVIATDFDHDGDLDLFIGGRIIPQRYPEPARSYLLRNDSKSGAVRFTDVTDQLAPGLSRAGLICSALWTDVDNDTWPDLMLAGEFMPITVFRNQQGRAFSIMHTPELTKAVGFWNSLSAGDFDNDGDMDYVAGNSGLNSRLQASANQPVSVYAADYDKNGTLDPIISFFNGGTEYPFHPRDVLTDQIPSFKKKMTTYAAYGKTTLSNLLSTDEQKLAVVKRVTYSASAYIENRAGSFVIHALPIEAQFSPVFGSSIIDLNHDGNLDVLLAGNDYSTEVLSGWQDAGLGLCLLGDGRGNFKPLSPAQSGFVVDGDAKALASLLVANGQLWYIATQNNGPLRVFTATAPGALYQRPDPASQKRATGTTPRKQEFSYGSGYLSQSSWVVPGTVSKKNHN; from the coding sequence ATGTATTACTTACTCAGGCTGACCGGGTTTCTGGCACTCATATTGGTCGGCTGTACGCATCCATCGTCACGATTCGAACGACTAACAACCCGTGAAACCGGCATCGACTTTGCCAATACCATTACAGAAAGCGATTCGCTGAATGTGCTCGAATTTGAATACCTCTACAATGGGGGTGGCGTTGGCGTTGGTGACTTCAACGGTGATGGCCAGCAGGACGTATTCTTTGCCGGAAATCAGGTTTCGAGCCGGATGTACCTCAACAAAGGCAATTTCAAATTTGAAGACGTAACCGACTCAGCAGGTGTCGGTACCAGGTACTGGTGTACGGGCGTAGCCGTAGCTGATATTAACCAGGACGGTCGGCAGGACATTTACGTGTCGACCATCCACCCCAGCCGCGGCAAGGCCGTCCCCAATCTGCTCTTTCTCAATCAGGGTAACGATGCCAATGGCATTCCCCATTTTGTTGAATCGGCTCAGGCGGCCGGGTTAGCCGATTCAAGTTACTCCACACAAGCCACCTTTCTCGACTTTGACCGCGACGGCGACCTGGATTTGTTCCTGCTGACAAACGCCCTCGAAAACTTCAACCGGAACAACGTTATTGGCCCCCGAAACGACGGCTCCGCCCGAAGTGTGGATAAGCTGTATGAGAATGTAGGAGTTAGGAGTTGGGAGTTAGGAGCGAGGAGCCGTCCGGCCGCAAAAACGCTTTCGCGTTCAGGTACTGCTTCCGGCAGGCTCCTAACCCCTCGCTCCCAACTCCTAACTCCTACATACAAAGATATTTCCGCCCAGACGGGCCTTGTTCACGAAGGCTGGGGGCTGGGCGTACTTGTGAACGACGTCAATCAGGATGGGTGGCCGGATATTTATGTGGCCAATGACTTTCAGTCCAATGATGTATGGCTCGTCAACAATCAGGATGGAACGTTTAGCAACCGCATCGCCGAGACTCTGAAACACCAGAGCCACAACAGCATGGGCGTGGATATGGCCGACATAAACAACGACGGCCTGAATGACCTCGCCGTGGTGGATATGCTACCGGACGACAACCTCCGGCAGAAAACCATGTTCTCTACCATTCCCTACGACCGCTTTCAGATGGCTCGTCGGCTAGGCTACCAACCGCAATACATTCGAAATGTACTTCAGTTGAATAGAGGGTTTGGGGCAGCGAGCAAAGAGCATCCCCTATCCCCTGTGCCTCACTTTTCAGACATTAGTTACCTGGCCGGAACAGCGGCAACCGACTGGAGCTGGAGTGCCCTTTTTTCCGATCTGGACAATGACGGTTTCTCAGATTTACTGATTACAAATGGCTACCGCAAAGACATCACCGATCTGGATTTCACCAGCTATAACCGGGACGACGGCAACTTCGGTACTGACACCGACCGACGCGCTCAACTACTGAAACGGATTGTTGATCTGGAGCCCGTTTACAAACCTAACTTCCTCTTCCACAATACCGGCGATCTCCACTTTACGAATGTTGCTACCGACTGGGGCCTGACCGAATCTTCTTTCACGAACGGCACCGCCTATGCTGACTTCGACAACGATGGCGATCTGGATCTGGTTATGAATAATATCAATGACCCGGCTTTCATCTACCGAAATCGCACCGTCGAAAATGCAGAATCCTCTCTCAAAACGCATTTTCTGCGCATAACCCTTGTGGGTAAGCCGGGTAATCGGGAAGGCATTGGCGCGAAAGTGGCCATCTGGTCAAACGGACAGCTGCACTACACCGAATATACCCGGCAACGAGGCTACCAGTCCACTATGGCATCGGGCATTCATGTCGGACTGGGCTCGGCCAGACGCATCGACTCATTAAAAATAGTCTGGCCAACGGGCAACGGGCAAAAGCTTACCAATGTGGCAGTTGATCAGTTGCTGACGCTGGATGAGCGAAAGGCGGGCCTTCAACCCGAATCATTTTTGACATTACAACCTTCCGTTTCCCCTTTACTAACAGAAATCACCTCGCCAAAGGGTCTTGACTATCAACATCAGGAAGACGACTTTGTCGATTATAAAGCTCAGCAAACGCTTCTACCGCACAAACATTCACAAATTGGTCCAGGGCTGGCGGCGGGGGATGTGGACGGCAACGGGCTGGATGATATTTACATTGCGGGCAGTGCCTATAAAGGCGGTACGTTCTTTCTTCAGCAGAAGAACCAACTACTGGCGTCCGCTTCGTTCCGGCGGAAAGACCAGCCGACAAAAAAACCGGAAGAAACCGGCGTTCTTCTCTTCGATGCGGATAACGACGGAGACCTTGACCTCTACACCGTTCATGGAAGCACAGAATTTGGCCGGAATGAAACCGTCTGTCAGGATAGCCTATACCTGAATGATGGAAAAGGTAATTTCCGTGGGTCACCGAACGCTTTGCCCAACACAATGTCCAGCGGCTCATGCGTTATTGCCACCGACTTCGACCACGACGGCGATTTAGATTTGTTCATTGGCGGGCGCATCATCCCGCAGCGCTACCCGGAACCCGCCCGGAGTTATTTATTACGCAATGACAGCAAATCAGGCGCAGTCCGCTTCACCGACGTAACGGACCAACTGGCACCGGGCCTAAGCCGGGCGGGCCTGATTTGTTCGGCGCTCTGGACAGACGTTGACAACGATACCTGGCCCGACCTAATGCTGGCCGGGGAGTTTATGCCCATTACCGTTTTCAGAAACCAGCAGGGTCGTGCTTTTTCAATCATGCATACACCAGAACTAACGAAGGCCGTTGGGTTCTGGAACAGCCTCTCGGCGGGTGATTTCGACAATGACGGCGACATGGATTATGTAGCGGGAAATAGCGGCCTGAACAGCCGCTTACAGGCTTCGGCCAACCAACCCGTATCTGTCTACGCAGCAGACTACGACAAAAACGGCACGCTGGACCCCATAATCAGCTTTTTCAACGGCGGCACGGAATATCCCTTTCACCCGCGCGATGTGCTGACGGACCAGATTCCTTCCTTTAAAAAGAAAATGACGACCTATGCCGCTTATGGTAAAACAACGCTATCGAACTTATTATCGACCGACGAGCAAAAGCTTGCGGTGGTTAAACGAGTTACTTATTCGGCATCGGCTTATATTGAAAATAGGGCGGGTAGTTTTGTGATTCATGCCTTACCCATTGAAGCTCAATTTTCTCCCGTATTCGGCAGTTCGATCATAGACCTTAACCATGACGGCAATCTGGACGTCCTACTGGCAGGCAACGACTACTCGACCGAAGTCCTTTCGGGCTGGCAGGATGCCGGGCTTGGGTTATGCCTACTGGGCGATGGGCGGGGCAACTTCAAACCACTTTCACCGGCTCAGTCGGGCTTTGTCGTTGATGGAGATGCCAAAGCACTGGCCAGCCTATTGGTAGCGAATGGGCAATTGTGGTACATAGCTACGCAAAATAATGGCCCGCTGCGGGTGTTCACCGCAACAGCGCCGGGTGCACTCTATCAACGCCCTGACCCCGCCAGCCAGAAACGGGCAACTGGCACGACTCCTCGAAAACAGGAATTTAGCTATGGTAGCGGCTACCTTTCCCAGTCGTCGTGGGTTGTGCCCGGGACGGTTTCAAAAAAAAATCATAACTAA
- a CDS encoding RagB/SusD domain protein (PFAM: RagB/SusD domain protein), giving the protein MKSTYWTSGIVAMGLFFGCSTSSLDKVNPNQVITANYYKNSAELLKGVNAVYAVWQSANLTGREWFFLHDLRSDDVASGGGQLEAPRNQILSGAQNPGNGVALSVWNGLYRVIHRANVVIDNGPAVTDNAALAKRVVAEAKFLRAMAYFDLTTFWGAVPLYTNYVTEVDGTKAKSSVDEIYTLLTTDLLAVQTDLPATATGADLGRATKGAAQALLARVYMQKGDYASAKTQLQSIISSGLYKLTANYLDNFIEETEFNTESIFEIGFSKIGDFNWDGDGNDNGANETMTRSQEYSAIGWRNLIPSDGLLNEYENTAKGDAKTDPRLKYNFYFIGDAYNNGLNTLMESQVQGNTSVVNGVTQKVSWRKYTAMYKNNETFYTSGINMRLIRYAEVLLMMAEAENETGNSANAIALLNQIRARASVAMPPYPTANYPVNSKAEVFRAVVHEKRVEQAGEQIRNRDILRWRAQNKLQTEPIPYFAKGKQELLPIPQQELDNNSKLTQKDQNPGY; this is encoded by the coding sequence ATGAAATCTACATACTGGACCTCGGGTATCGTGGCTATGGGGCTGTTCTTCGGATGCAGCACCAGCAGCCTGGATAAGGTGAATCCTAACCAGGTCATTACCGCCAATTATTACAAAAACTCGGCTGAATTGCTCAAAGGCGTCAATGCAGTTTACGCCGTCTGGCAAAGCGCCAACCTGACCGGCCGCGAATGGTTCTTCCTGCACGATCTCCGCTCCGACGATGTAGCCTCGGGTGGCGGGCAGCTGGAAGCACCCCGAAACCAGATTTTATCAGGTGCTCAGAATCCCGGAAACGGCGTTGCCTTATCCGTATGGAACGGCCTTTATCGCGTTATCCACCGGGCCAACGTCGTGATTGACAATGGCCCTGCCGTTACGGACAATGCAGCTCTGGCAAAACGGGTAGTGGCCGAAGCGAAGTTTCTCCGCGCCATGGCTTACTTCGATCTGACAACCTTTTGGGGAGCCGTTCCGCTCTATACCAACTACGTTACCGAAGTAGATGGCACCAAAGCAAAATCGTCGGTCGATGAAATTTACACTCTGCTGACTACCGATCTGCTGGCCGTTCAGACCGATTTGCCCGCTACAGCTACCGGGGCCGACCTCGGCCGGGCTACCAAAGGGGCGGCTCAGGCACTGCTGGCACGGGTTTATATGCAGAAAGGCGATTACGCCAGTGCAAAAACCCAGCTTCAGTCGATCATCAGTTCGGGACTTTACAAGCTAACGGCTAACTACCTCGACAATTTTATCGAAGAAACTGAATTCAATACCGAGTCGATCTTCGAGATTGGTTTCTCTAAAATCGGTGATTTTAACTGGGACGGTGATGGCAATGATAACGGCGCTAATGAAACCATGACCCGCAGCCAGGAGTATTCGGCCATTGGCTGGCGAAACCTGATTCCATCAGACGGCTTGCTGAACGAATACGAAAACACGGCTAAAGGCGACGCCAAAACCGACCCGCGCCTGAAGTATAACTTCTACTTCATTGGCGATGCGTACAACAATGGCCTGAATACGTTGATGGAGTCGCAGGTGCAGGGAAACACGTCTGTCGTGAATGGGGTGACGCAGAAAGTTAGCTGGCGGAAATACACGGCGATGTATAAAAACAACGAAACCTTCTACACATCCGGCATCAATATGCGGCTAATCCGGTACGCAGAAGTGTTGCTGATGATGGCCGAAGCAGAGAACGAAACCGGCAACAGTGCTAACGCCATTGCGCTGCTCAATCAGATACGGGCTCGGGCAAGCGTAGCCATGCCACCGTATCCTACGGCTAACTATCCGGTAAATAGCAAGGCGGAAGTGTTCAGGGCCGTTGTCCACGAAAAACGGGTAGAACAGGCGGGCGAACAGATTCGTAACCGGGATATTCTGCGCTGGCGGGCCCAAAACAAACTTCAGACTGAGCCAATACCCTACTTTGCTAAGGGGAAACAGGAACTGCTGCCTATCCCACAGCAAGAGCTGGACAACAATAGTAAGTTGACCCAGAAAGATCAGAATCCGGGATATTAA